From Solibacillus isronensis, the proteins below share one genomic window:
- a CDS encoding glucose 1-dehydrogenase — MTRLTGKVAIITGAAQGMGAAHAKAFVEQGAKVVLTDLNEEKGKAFAAELGGNAIFVKQNVTLEEDWTTVIAKTEEAFGPVNVLVNNAGISMNKNMLEMSLDEYMKIVNINQVSVFLGMKAVAASMMKAGGGSIVNISSINGLVGGAVGYTDTKFAVRGMTKAAALNLAPMGIRVNSVHPGVIATPMIMQEDAKAAIEEFAKHIPLKRVSQPEEVSQLVVFLASDESSYSTGAEFVVDGGITAQ, encoded by the coding sequence ATGACTCGATTAACAGGTAAAGTTGCAATTATTACAGGTGCTGCTCAAGGTATGGGTGCTGCCCATGCAAAGGCATTTGTAGAACAAGGTGCAAAAGTAGTTTTAACAGATTTAAATGAAGAAAAAGGGAAAGCATTTGCTGCAGAATTAGGGGGAAATGCTATCTTCGTAAAACAAAACGTTACTTTAGAGGAAGATTGGACAACTGTTATCGCGAAAACAGAAGAAGCATTTGGTCCTGTAAACGTACTAGTAAACAATGCAGGTATTTCGATGAACAAAAATATGCTGGAAATGTCTTTAGATGAATACATGAAAATCGTCAATATTAACCAAGTATCTGTATTCTTAGGTATGAAAGCAGTAGCGGCTTCAATGATGAAAGCTGGTGGAGGTTCAATCGTCAACATTTCGTCAATCAATGGCTTAGTTGGTGGTGCTGTAGGTTATACAGATACTAAATTTGCTGTTCGTGGTATGACGAAAGCAGCTGCATTAAACTTGGCGCCAATGGGGATTCGTGTAAACTCAGTACACCCGGGTGTTATTGCAACTCCAATGATTATGCAGGAAGATGCAAAAGCTGCGATCGAAGAATTTGCTAAACATATCCCGCTGAAACGCGTATCGCAACCAGAAGAAGTATCTCAATTAGTAGTCTTCTTAGCATCTGACGAGTCAAGCTACTCAACAGGTGCAGAGTTTGTAGTAGATGGCGGAATAACAGCACAGTAA
- the bioB gene encoding biotin synthase BioB, with protein sequence MNWVQLAEEVLEGKILTNEEALAIVHAPDDELLLLMQGAFLIRKHYYGKKVKLNMIMNAKSGYCPENCGYCSQSSISTAPIEKYPFITKEEIIAGAKKAFENQIGTFCIVASGRGPTRKDVKVVSEAVQEIKEKYGLKVCACLGLLKDEQAEQLKTAGVDRYNHNLNTSEKHHDYITTSHTYKDRVDTVEIAKKYGMSPCSGAIIGMRETKQDVVDIAYALHALDADSIPINFLNAIDGTKLEGTKELDPRYCLKVLALFRYINPTKEIRIAGGREINLGSLQPFGLYAANSIFVGNYLTTEGQEENADYALIRDLGFEIEINEKQATLQK encoded by the coding sequence ATGAATTGGGTTCAATTAGCTGAAGAAGTTCTCGAAGGAAAAATACTTACGAATGAGGAAGCGTTAGCCATTGTCCATGCACCAGACGATGAATTGCTGCTATTAATGCAAGGGGCCTTCCTTATTCGGAAACACTATTACGGTAAAAAGGTAAAACTAAATATGATTATGAATGCTAAAAGTGGCTACTGTCCTGAAAACTGCGGCTATTGCTCACAATCATCCATTTCCACTGCACCAATTGAAAAATATCCGTTTATAACAAAAGAAGAAATTATTGCCGGAGCTAAAAAAGCATTTGAAAATCAGATTGGAACGTTTTGTATTGTTGCGAGTGGACGCGGACCGACACGTAAAGATGTAAAGGTTGTAAGTGAAGCGGTTCAGGAAATTAAAGAAAAATATGGTTTAAAAGTTTGTGCTTGTTTAGGGCTGCTAAAAGATGAACAGGCTGAACAATTAAAAACAGCTGGAGTCGACCGCTATAATCATAATTTGAATACATCCGAAAAGCATCACGATTATATTACAACTTCACATACATATAAAGATCGGGTCGATACAGTTGAAATTGCTAAAAAATATGGAATGTCACCTTGTTCGGGGGCCATTATTGGGATGCGTGAAACGAAACAGGATGTTGTTGATATTGCCTATGCACTTCATGCGCTGGATGCAGACTCCATTCCGATCAACTTTTTAAATGCAATTGACGGTACAAAGCTAGAAGGTACAAAGGAGCTGGATCCCCGCTATTGCTTGAAAGTACTCGCCTTATTCCGCTACATTAATCCAACAAAGGAAATACGAATTGCTGGAGGACGTGAAATCAACTTAGGTTCGTTACAGCCATTTGGGTTGTATGCCGCAAATAGTATTTTTGTAGGGAATTATTTAACAACAGAAGGGCAAGAGGAAAATGCGGATTATGCATTAATCAGAGATTTAGGCTTTGAAATTGAAATTAATGAGAAACAAGCAACACTTCAAAAGTAG
- a CDS encoding aspartate aminotransferase translates to MKQSIKIVLLIGFILGVYYLWNQYEMYQFSKEFDEWHTVDSKELTKVTVAKYPSNDSSVSYNMDEVNELYLMLETMPSERVRKVKETTSYYTIKFSDQSLGKTVTYTIYDNDRVKREKEGTNLRSTGYLKLNEPFDRKLLEEWIKNNE, encoded by the coding sequence ATGAAGCAATCAATAAAAATAGTCTTATTAATTGGATTTATTTTAGGTGTTTATTATTTGTGGAATCAATATGAAATGTACCAGTTTTCTAAAGAGTTCGATGAATGGCATACAGTGGACAGTAAAGAATTAACAAAGGTCACAGTCGCTAAATATCCATCAAATGATTCATCAGTTTCTTACAATATGGATGAAGTAAATGAACTTTATCTTATGCTGGAGACAATGCCATCCGAAAGGGTACGTAAAGTAAAAGAAACCACATCCTATTATACGATTAAATTCTCCGACCAATCGCTCGGGAAGACGGTCACCTATACGATTTACGATAATGATAGAGTAAAACGGGAAAAAGAGGGAACAAATTTACGGTCAACCGGCTATCTAAAATTAAATGAACCGTTTGACCGTAAATTGCTGGAAGAGTGGATTAAAAATAATGAATAA
- a CDS encoding ABC transporter ATP-binding protein, with protein MKVFLKLGWFFKERKYQYTVGLLMLVLVAILQLVPPKIIGFTIDEIGARTLTKAGLFKWLAVIIGVAIAMYILRYYWRQMIFGSSNLLARTLREKLHRHFTQMSPSFYQKNRVGDLMAHATNDISAVQQTAGGGVLTLFDSLTTGGFVILAMAITIDWRLTLIALIPMPLVALSTSYYGKLLHERFRHAQAAFSDLNDKTQESISGMKVLKTFGQQQEDVTDFTKLSDEVVEKNMRVAKVDSLFDPTISFVVGLSFMLSLGFGTKFILEDAMTVGDLVTFTTYLSILIWPMLAIGMLFNIVERGSVSYDRIERILNTPIEIDDKVDAIEENPSGDLLFNVTSFTFPGDAAPTLHDVHFELKHGETLGIVGKTGAGKTSILKLLLREFEGYEGTIQFGEHNINDYKKSSLRQAIGYVPQDHFLFSATLYSNIAFANPRASMVEVRAAAALANIDEDIMSFTDGYDTIVGERGVSLSGGQKQRISIARALLMKPELLILDDSLSAVDARTEEAILHALKEERKNATTIITSHRLSAIQQAHVIIVLDGGTIIEKGTHEQLMALEGSYYEMYQLQQLEQLVEQGGDHDGE; from the coding sequence ATGAAGGTATTTCTTAAATTAGGTTGGTTTTTTAAAGAGCGAAAATACCAATACACAGTCGGACTTCTAATGCTTGTACTAGTAGCCATCCTGCAACTCGTGCCACCGAAAATTATTGGCTTTACTATTGATGAGATCGGAGCACGGACATTAACAAAAGCAGGCCTATTTAAATGGCTCGCTGTCATTATCGGTGTAGCAATTGCCATGTACATACTGCGTTACTATTGGCGTCAAATGATTTTTGGATCGTCTAACTTGTTGGCGCGAACATTACGCGAGAAGCTCCATCGCCATTTTACACAAATGTCTCCGTCATTTTATCAAAAAAATCGTGTCGGGGATTTAATGGCACATGCAACAAATGATATAAGTGCAGTACAGCAAACAGCTGGAGGCGGGGTTTTAACATTATTTGACTCGCTTACAACAGGGGGCTTTGTCATTTTGGCAATGGCAATCACGATTGACTGGCGTCTGACATTAATTGCACTCATTCCGATGCCGCTAGTAGCCTTATCGACGAGCTATTACGGCAAGCTTCTGCATGAGCGTTTCCGTCATGCCCAAGCTGCATTTTCCGATTTAAACGATAAAACTCAGGAAAGTATCAGCGGAATGAAAGTACTGAAAACGTTTGGTCAGCAACAGGAGGACGTTACGGATTTTACGAAGCTTTCCGATGAAGTTGTGGAAAAAAATATGCGTGTAGCAAAAGTCGATTCATTATTTGACCCAACAATCAGCTTTGTTGTCGGGTTAAGTTTCATGCTAAGCCTTGGATTCGGGACGAAATTTATTTTGGAAGATGCGATGACAGTCGGTGATTTAGTTACTTTTACGACGTATTTAAGTATTCTGATCTGGCCGATGCTGGCAATTGGAATGCTGTTCAATATTGTCGAGCGAGGCAGTGTTTCATATGACCGGATCGAACGCATTTTAAATACCCCGATTGAAATCGATGACAAGGTTGACGCAATTGAAGAAAATCCTTCAGGAGATCTTCTATTCAATGTCACTTCATTTACATTCCCTGGAGATGCGGCGCCGACATTACACGATGTGCATTTTGAGCTGAAACACGGCGAAACACTCGGAATCGTCGGTAAAACAGGTGCGGGGAAGACGTCGATCTTAAAGCTGTTGCTTCGTGAGTTTGAAGGATATGAAGGAACAATACAATTTGGTGAACACAATATAAATGACTATAAGAAAAGTTCTCTGCGTCAGGCGATTGGTTATGTACCGCAAGATCATTTTTTATTCTCGGCAACACTTTATTCCAATATTGCCTTTGCCAATCCACGTGCAAGCATGGTGGAAGTTCGTGCAGCGGCGGCACTTGCAAATATTGATGAAGACATTATGAGCTTTACAGATGGTTATGACACGATTGTCGGAGAACGAGGGGTATCCCTTTCAGGTGGACAGAAACAGCGTATTTCCATCGCTAGAGCATTACTTATGAAACCTGAACTGCTCATTTTGGATGATTCTTTATCTGCGGTTGATGCGCGGACAGAAGAAGCGATTTTGCATGCATTAAAAGAAGAGCGGAAAAATGCGACAACGATTATTACATCACACCGTTTAAGCGCAATCCAGCAGGCACATGTCATTATTGTTCTTGATGGAGGTACAATTATTGAAAAAGGTACCCATGAACAGTTAATGGCACTAGAAGGAAGCTATTATGAAATGTACCAGTTACAGCAACTTGAGCAGTTAGTGGAACAGGGGGGTGACCACGATGGCGAATGA
- a CDS encoding VOC family protein, producing the protein MGDKLVRVGTTYIPVTDVDQSAEWYVKNLEAALSYKDTDKAILNFANQSFFLVKSNENVTANFKDKNGNERFSITFEVDGFHALAKLHKEFQQSGVKVGEIEDRGHAGRNFVFYDLDKNKFDVWSELSPTFKEKFK; encoded by the coding sequence ATGGGTGATAAATTAGTGAGAGTCGGAACAACTTACATACCGGTAACGGATGTGGATCAATCTGCTGAATGGTATGTGAAGAACTTGGAAGCGGCTTTAAGTTACAAAGACACGGATAAAGCCATATTAAATTTTGCGAATCAAAGTTTCTTTCTAGTGAAATCGAATGAAAATGTCACTGCCAATTTTAAAGATAAAAATGGAAACGAACGTTTTTCAATAACATTTGAAGTTGATGGATTCCACGCTTTAGCAAAATTGCATAAAGAATTTCAGCAAAGCGGTGTAAAAGTCGGTGAGATTGAAGATCGAGGGCATGCCGGAAGAAACTTTGTCTTTTATGATTTGGATAAAAACAAATTCGATGTGTGGAGCGAACTGAGCCCTACTTTTAAAGAAAAATTTAAATAA
- a CDS encoding ABC transporter permease produces MLALSKFKVLIKKLYKQKITSKSFILTTLLYLVVLSGFMFWSEIKDLIFSGDADTVAVVNETDFDIAQVLQDTDDVEYVYVESGDIADKLKDGDYYAAFTLSDADGKLAAKIESYDPLPLNDQQDFQSALSAAGQLYAMSQMELSPEQQQLLLSSEPVITLNSLNEAADDGKSAEEKMAGVWVSYAIGIIIYIFVASYLSMITTDVASEKGSRALEMLLVSVKPEVHFRSKIVGVFLVALTQFVILFGGLLLLLRFSDGGNKWSIVTDLLNSLSISYFLYIIGFLFLTIFMYLIIGALFGSLVSKVEEAGQVMMPAMMLTLVGFYVMLTGMGNPDTMLIKVFSYIPFTSGMVMPMRLGATDMNAIEPIISFVLLVVTVLTLYFLSLSFYKRSVLTYSSGGIIEKMKTVFKVTT; encoded by the coding sequence GTGCTGGCCTTGTCTAAATTTAAAGTGCTCATTAAAAAGTTATATAAACAAAAAATTACATCGAAGTCCTTTATTTTAACAACATTGCTTTATTTAGTTGTGCTAAGCGGGTTTATGTTCTGGTCTGAAATCAAAGACCTCATTTTCTCTGGGGATGCCGATACAGTAGCTGTTGTAAATGAAACTGATTTTGATATCGCGCAAGTACTGCAGGATACCGATGATGTGGAATATGTATATGTTGAATCGGGAGATATCGCGGATAAATTGAAAGATGGAGATTATTATGCTGCCTTTACCTTATCAGATGCAGATGGCAAACTAGCGGCGAAAATTGAATCATATGATCCGCTTCCGCTAAATGACCAGCAAGATTTCCAAAGTGCGCTAAGTGCAGCAGGTCAGCTGTATGCGATGAGCCAAATGGAATTATCACCAGAACAGCAACAGCTACTTTTATCGTCAGAACCGGTCATTACGTTAAATTCATTGAATGAAGCTGCGGATGACGGTAAATCTGCAGAAGAAAAAATGGCGGGTGTTTGGGTTTCGTATGCGATTGGCATTATTATTTATATTTTTGTCGCATCGTATTTATCAATGATTACAACAGATGTTGCTTCGGAAAAAGGGTCTCGTGCACTGGAAATGTTATTAGTGAGCGTGAAGCCTGAAGTGCATTTCCGTTCAAAAATTGTCGGTGTATTTTTAGTCGCACTTACCCAATTCGTCATTCTATTCGGAGGCCTATTATTATTACTTCGCTTCTCGGATGGCGGTAACAAATGGTCAATTGTAACCGATCTGCTTAATTCATTATCGATCAGTTACTTCTTGTATATTATCGGGTTCTTATTCTTAACGATTTTCATGTATCTAATTATTGGCGCATTATTCGGTTCCCTAGTCTCAAAAGTAGAAGAGGCAGGGCAAGTAATGATGCCGGCAATGATGCTGACACTTGTAGGATTCTACGTAATGCTGACAGGTATGGGTAACCCGGATACAATGCTGATTAAAGTATTCTCGTACATACCGTTTACATCAGGTATGGTTATGCCAATGCGTTTAGGTGCGACGGATATGAATGCCATTGAACCAATCATTAGCTTTGTTCTTTTAGTTGTGACAGTACTGACACTATACTTCTTAAGTCTGTCATTCTACAAACGAAGTGTACTGACATATTCATCAGGCGGAATTATTGAAAAAATGAAAACAGTATTTAAAGTAACAACGTAA
- a CDS encoding TetR/AcrR family transcriptional regulator: MSIREQRKQQRREQIIQAAKTLMLNNGIQQVQLQDVANEVGIGIATFYRYFANKELLVLAINNEITREMTNSIKHIANEPMTAYEQIERILTYYIELIDDSEHQFVKFFKAFEAYKPISEETYEYKEFLDIRREMANVLYSIAKKGMEDQSIRAGIDIPEYVFTVVQNISYFTVESYLTEHDPDLPVKLDPKKQLQLIKKMFLQFIATKN; this comes from the coding sequence TTGAGCATTAGAGAACAAAGAAAACAACAGCGCAGGGAACAAATCATTCAGGCAGCAAAAACATTGATGTTAAATAACGGAATTCAACAAGTTCAATTACAGGACGTTGCAAATGAAGTAGGGATTGGTATTGCGACATTTTATCGTTATTTTGCCAATAAAGAATTGCTCGTTTTAGCAATCAATAATGAAATAACTAGGGAAATGACAAATTCTATCAAGCACATTGCAAATGAACCAATGACCGCTTATGAACAAATTGAACGGATATTAACTTATTATATTGAGTTAATCGATGATTCGGAGCATCAATTCGTGAAGTTTTTTAAAGCGTTCGAAGCATATAAACCGATATCTGAAGAGACGTACGAGTACAAGGAATTTCTAGATATTCGAAGAGAAATGGCCAATGTATTGTATTCTATTGCAAAAAAAGGAATGGAAGATCAATCAATCCGAGCTGGCATTGACATTCCGGAGTATGTGTTTACTGTCGTACAAAATATAAGTTATTTTACTGTAGAATCCTATTTGACCGAGCATGACCCTGATCTACCTGTGAAATTAGATCCTAAAAAGCAGTTACAACTTATTAAGAAGATGTTTTTACAATTTATAGCGACTAAAAATTGA
- a CDS encoding class I SAM-dependent rRNA methyltransferase produces MRKKTELQVESKAIKDLTNGNPLILKDTVVMPEVSIEEGSLLHLVDKSGGYIATGYYGIQNKGIGWVLTRKEKEQIDVKFFTKKIREAAEKRADFFASEDTTAFRVFNGEGDGIGGLTIDFFNGFYMVSWYSEGIYSFRNDIYEALNAAVNTRGIYEKLRFDTNGQYIDQDDYVSGEKGEFPLIVQENGMNFAVDLNDGAMTGIFLDQRNVRKALRDRYSTDKTVLNTFSYTGAFSVAAALGGASGTTSVDLAKRSLPKTIEQFSVNGIDYESQDIKVMNVFDYFSYAARKGLKFDVVVLDPPSFARTKKMTFSTSKDYPKLLKDALTITNDGGVIIASTNNASFNMKKFKTFIDKAFKDYGARYKILEEHQLPEDFTVPHNFPEFNYLKVVIIQVMN; encoded by the coding sequence ATGAGAAAAAAAACAGAACTACAAGTAGAAAGTAAAGCGATTAAGGATTTGACGAATGGCAATCCATTAATTTTAAAAGATACTGTTGTAATGCCGGAAGTATCGATTGAAGAAGGTAGTCTTCTTCATTTAGTTGATAAAAGCGGCGGATATATTGCAACTGGCTATTACGGGATTCAAAATAAGGGAATCGGCTGGGTACTGACTCGTAAAGAAAAAGAGCAAATTGATGTGAAGTTCTTTACGAAAAAAATCCGTGAAGCTGCTGAAAAACGTGCAGACTTTTTTGCCTCTGAAGATACAACTGCTTTCCGTGTGTTTAACGGTGAAGGCGACGGCATTGGCGGTTTGACAATTGATTTCTTTAACGGCTTTTATATGGTGAGCTGGTACAGTGAAGGAATTTATTCATTCCGTAATGATATCTATGAAGCATTGAATGCGGCAGTGAATACACGCGGTATTTATGAAAAACTGCGCTTTGATACAAATGGTCAATATATCGATCAGGATGATTATGTATCCGGTGAAAAAGGCGAATTCCCGCTGATCGTTCAGGAAAACGGCATGAATTTTGCGGTTGATCTGAATGATGGGGCAATGACAGGAATTTTCCTGGATCAGCGAAATGTACGCAAAGCATTACGTGACCGCTATTCAACTGATAAGACGGTGCTAAATACATTCTCGTACACAGGTGCGTTTTCGGTTGCCGCAGCTTTAGGCGGTGCATCAGGTACGACGAGTGTCGATCTGGCAAAACGCAGCTTGCCGAAAACAATTGAGCAATTCAGTGTGAATGGAATCGACTATGAATCACAAGATATTAAAGTGATGAACGTGTTTGACTACTTCAGCTATGCTGCCAGAAAAGGCTTGAAATTCGATGTCGTTGTACTGGATCCGCCAAGCTTTGCCCGTACGAAAAAAATGACGTTCAGTACGTCAAAAGATTATCCGAAATTGCTCAAGGATGCGTTAACTATTACAAACGATGGTGGCGTTATTATCGCATCGACAAACAATGCAAGCTTTAATATGAAAAAGTTCAAAACATTTATCGACAAAGCGTTTAAAGATTATGGGGCACGCTATAAAATTTTAGAAGAGCACCAGTTGCCGGAAGATTTCACGGTGCCGCATAATTTCCCGGAATTCAATTATTTAAAAGTAGTCATCATTCAAGTGATGAACTAA
- a CDS encoding ABC transporter ATP-binding protein, translating to MVLQLKDVTKRYRDFVAVNRLNFTIEKGEIFGLIGQNGAGKTTTFRMILDLQDTTEGIITWDGQPIKSVSRDFLGYLPEERGIFPQMKVEEQLYFFGELHGMDKNELKKDIDFWIERFDLEEKRHVKAETLSKGNKQKVQLIASFIHKPAFLILDEPFSGLDPVNMELLKNAILYLRDQGMTILFSSHQMDNVEELCDHLCLLKRGESLFSGSLLDLKKQYGKTKLTVRTDKSFEVLSNYPGVNHVKMERDSQAVLTLEDEKYAPEIFDLLSNGNYIEKFSLDYLSLHEIFKEKVGAGLV from the coding sequence ATGGTGTTACAACTGAAAGATGTGACGAAACGTTACCGTGATTTTGTTGCGGTAAATCGATTGAACTTTACAATTGAAAAAGGCGAAATATTCGGCTTGATCGGACAAAACGGCGCAGGTAAAACGACTACATTCCGAATGATTCTGGATTTACAGGATACAACAGAAGGTATCATTACATGGGATGGGCAGCCGATTAAATCGGTAAGCCGTGACTTTTTAGGTTATTTACCGGAAGAACGCGGTATTTTCCCGCAAATGAAAGTGGAAGAGCAGCTTTACTTTTTCGGCGAGCTGCATGGAATGGATAAAAACGAGCTGAAAAAAGATATCGACTTTTGGATCGAGCGCTTTGATCTGGAAGAAAAACGACATGTAAAAGCCGAGACTTTATCGAAAGGGAATAAGCAAAAGGTCCAATTAATTGCCAGTTTTATTCATAAACCGGCATTTTTAATTCTTGATGAACCGTTTAGTGGACTGGACCCGGTAAACATGGAGCTGCTGAAAAATGCAATTCTGTATTTGCGCGACCAAGGTATGACAATTTTATTCTCGAGTCACCAAATGGATAACGTTGAGGAGCTTTGTGATCACTTATGCTTATTAAAGCGCGGGGAATCCCTGTTTTCAGGCTCGCTGCTTGATCTGAAAAAGCAGTACGGTAAAACGAAACTGACAGTACGTACTGACAAATCTTTTGAAGTATTAAGCAACTACCCAGGTGTGAATCATGTCAAAATGGAACGGGATTCACAGGCAGTACTGACCCTTGAAGATGAAAAATATGCACCTGAAATTTTTGACCTGCTTTCAAACGGCAATTACATCGAAAAATTCAGTTTAGATTATTTATCCCTGCATGAAATCTTCAAAGAGAAAGTAGGTGCTGGCCTTGTCTAA
- a CDS encoding copper resistance CopC family protein has product MRKQLLLSFVATFLLFVPGAFAHTHLVSTNPAEGESVNENIKTIDLTFEGKIEEGSLFKVIASDGKEMAIHSISVNDGVLSGIMLDPLPNNTYTVEWDSISEDGHPLSGSFSFAVNAPAETKKEEDNAADTTEKIANDVDSLVDTLKDETNSDDNDEGSFWTLVIVITLIVLVLAVITMYSYKRWLVKKTKK; this is encoded by the coding sequence TTGAGGAAACAATTATTATTATCGTTTGTTGCTACATTTTTATTATTTGTACCGGGAGCCTTCGCACATACACACTTGGTATCAACAAATCCTGCAGAAGGTGAGTCGGTTAACGAAAATATAAAAACGATTGATTTAACGTTTGAAGGAAAAATTGAAGAAGGCAGTCTATTTAAAGTAATAGCAAGTGATGGTAAGGAGATGGCGATTCATTCTATTTCTGTAAATGATGGAGTCCTATCCGGAATTATGCTTGATCCTCTTCCAAATAACACTTATACCGTTGAATGGGATAGTATTAGCGAGGATGGCCATCCGTTATCAGGTTCATTTTCATTTGCAGTAAATGCGCCTGCGGAGACAAAGAAAGAAGAGGATAACGCAGCTGATACAACTGAAAAAATTGCCAACGATGTAGATTCACTTGTCGATACATTAAAGGATGAAACGAATTCAGATGATAATGACGAAGGATCATTTTGGACGCTCGTTATTGTCATTACGCTGATTGTACTTGTGCTGGCAGTGATAACGATGTACAGCTATAAGAGATGGTTAGTTAAGAAAACGAAAAAATAA
- a CDS encoding AraC family transcriptional regulator → MTFKMIKKEFKLIGLMGSGVYENFGSEVPLLAKRLLSRFSEIDFPTESEIALYEPKKSADHTTGNFYVGLIVRERVKRIPTGMDYLETNNHYITTRGNIMELDKLHENLLNWGTAQGYKRDLDSYIIETYHPVSEGEEVEIYLPIIA, encoded by the coding sequence TTGACATTTAAAATGATAAAAAAAGAATTCAAGTTGATTGGTTTAATGGGCAGCGGGGTGTATGAAAACTTTGGAAGTGAAGTACCATTGCTTGCAAAACGGTTATTAAGCCGTTTTAGTGAGATCGACTTCCCGACTGAAAGTGAAATTGCATTGTATGAGCCTAAAAAGAGTGCCGACCATACGACAGGCAATTTCTATGTAGGACTTATCGTTCGCGAGAGAGTGAAGAGAATCCCGACAGGAATGGATTATTTAGAGACGAATAACCATTATATCACGACAAGAGGGAACATAATGGAGTTGGATAAACTTCATGAAAATTTGCTGAATTGGGGAACAGCGCAAGGTTATAAAAGAGATCTTGATTCTTATATTATCGAAACTTATCACCCTGTCAGCGAAGGGGAAGAAGTAGAAATCTATTTACCAATCATTGCGTAG